In Chitinophaga sp. HK235, a single window of DNA contains:
- a CDS encoding radical SAM/SPASM domain-containing protein has protein sequence MKLYKASPYNMLIPVEPRNEFLLYNTLTSGMEILNRDEGIAIAELMTVREFDRELHFRGDQGMMDHWIEQEYFIEADSNLKKQLEAHTAATQYKQGKTILLTIGTTITCNMGCAYCFEFVKPNHTLKDEKVMKQLVTYVEEIIIKLNGHIEGIRVMWYGGEPLINMRAIREVTAGLMDLVDKYQLEYTAGVVTNGIYLSEENVRTLIECKVKTAQVTLDGAQRTHDVKRPLKQKGAENYTRIVRNLAAIPPELQVTIRLNVDREVRDTVDELLDDMYRHEIWPQRHGQFLFDVSWMRTYEEIEITAEERDKRMYNEEFYAFQQDFRLRLIKRYNQWAAANNTRIAKLKWDLPEYQSTCATWANPLSLVIDPQGNIHKCWETIHDDGYAPTSIFQEFKAENYTFYNSYNRYNHNPVCANCRFLPSCDTINCSFESIKYAVPRCTQWKYNGEGYIRDQYLRMMNEPDTIGRPVQAEMKTGNTGHVNK, from the coding sequence ATGAAATTATACAAGGCCAGTCCGTATAATATGTTGATACCTGTTGAGCCGCGGAATGAATTTCTGCTGTACAATACGCTGACCAGCGGCATGGAAATATTGAACCGGGACGAAGGTATAGCGATTGCGGAATTAATGACGGTCAGGGAATTTGACAGGGAACTGCATTTCAGGGGAGACCAGGGGATGATGGATCATTGGATAGAGCAGGAGTACTTTATTGAGGCGGACAGTAATCTGAAGAAGCAGCTGGAAGCGCATACTGCTGCTACCCAGTACAAACAGGGCAAGACTATACTGCTGACCATTGGCACCACCATCACCTGTAACATGGGTTGTGCCTACTGTTTCGAATTTGTGAAGCCTAATCATACCTTGAAGGATGAAAAAGTCATGAAGCAGCTCGTCACCTATGTGGAAGAGATCATTATCAAACTGAATGGTCATATTGAAGGTATCCGGGTGATGTGGTACGGAGGGGAGCCGCTGATCAATATGCGGGCTATCCGTGAAGTGACTGCCGGATTAATGGACCTGGTAGATAAATACCAGCTGGAGTACACCGCAGGTGTGGTAACCAATGGTATCTACCTGTCTGAAGAGAATGTCCGCACGCTGATCGAATGTAAAGTGAAAACAGCACAGGTTACACTGGACGGTGCGCAACGAACCCATGATGTAAAGCGACCCTTGAAACAGAAAGGAGCGGAGAACTACACACGTATTGTCAGAAACCTGGCCGCCATTCCGCCGGAGCTGCAAGTGACGATCCGGCTGAATGTGGACAGGGAGGTAAGGGATACGGTGGATGAACTGCTGGACGATATGTACCGCCATGAGATCTGGCCACAGCGGCATGGGCAATTCCTCTTCGATGTTTCATGGATGAGAACTTACGAAGAGATAGAAATTACAGCAGAAGAGCGGGACAAGAGAATGTATAACGAAGAGTTCTATGCTTTTCAGCAGGATTTCAGACTGCGTCTTATCAAAAGATATAACCAGTGGGCTGCCGCCAATAACACAAGAATTGCAAAATTGAAATGGGACCTGCCCGAGTATCAGAGCACCTGTGCTACCTGGGCAAACCCGTTGAGCCTGGTGATAGATCCGCAGGGAAATATCCACAAATGCTGGGAAACCATACATGACGATGGTTATGCCCCTACTTCCATTTTCCAGGAATTTAAAGCCGAAAACTATACATTCTATAATTCATACAACCGGTATAATCACAACCCCGTATGCGCCAACTGCAGGTTCCTGCCATCCTGTGATACGATCAACTGCTCATTTGAATCGATCAAGTATGCTGTTCCCCGCTGTACCCAATGGAAATATAACGGGGAAGGATATATCAGGGATCAGTACCTCAGGATGATGAATGAGCCGGATACTATCGGCAGACCAGTCCAGGCCGAAATGAAAACCGGTAATACCGGACATGTCAATAAATAA
- a CDS encoding S41 family peptidase: protein MKNSRCKLSLHYVLSFRIIYAIVPVLMAVIMFGGAGLCHAQTLVHYMVKETDTVYEMKPGNSSRETAFFFPNYDEWKQLETGYVMPADTTVMLSEYASVKDINKAILYLRVHSVNISKIKIRIDTSKEELLMTFIRDGYQFPDGVDIGRLLTGGDQTGPLPVHLSCEPVNAGKPMSFILGEMMVCSDRVTRHISPVGIFQQAPFANASVSGGLTLTPFDSYGNYIHYPAGEKEEASKAALVISDSTKDTRLLLGQTLLALLDNYPFYTERRLIKEQVLQEVKSTIDHTGSLSVCEMVDTLNRYLLSHINDPHFFIRSACATTVPLQSPLQVYSVNGSVQVAAVMDDTLRSMVPPGSRIRKINGTVVREDASVSEVNRLLRRKSGEQVTLTFLSPAGKEATVTYRIADKYRMPANMMPANLAFRKINDSTTYYKINRIDARLPTDFASRLDSINSTSRLVIDLRGCGGGDLLAGATFLSYIIHKPFRYFDLVAVNGNATDSVMVRANPAPFHYRDDGRIILLVDKNTACTAELLIHNLKTWKQGTQVWGKEETKGALAIIHDISMPDGRTGIGTNALGNWKILLDKKSIEGTGIRPDNTVLIEKVNDLQPYEDKVLQMAIRQ, encoded by the coding sequence GTGCTTAGTTTCCGTATTATTTATGCTATTGTACCAGTGTTGATGGCTGTTATAATGTTTGGAGGCGCTGGCTTATGCCATGCACAGACCCTCGTTCATTATATGGTAAAGGAAACAGACACGGTATATGAAATGAAGCCCGGTAACTCGTCCAGGGAAACGGCTTTCTTTTTCCCTAATTACGACGAGTGGAAACAGCTGGAGACGGGTTATGTGATGCCGGCGGATACTACGGTGATGTTATCGGAATACGCATCTGTAAAGGATATAAACAAGGCAATACTATATCTCAGAGTGCATTCCGTCAATATCAGTAAAATAAAAATCAGGATAGACACATCGAAGGAGGAACTGTTAATGACGTTTATTCGTGACGGTTACCAGTTCCCGGATGGGGTGGATATAGGCCGTTTACTGACTGGTGGTGATCAGACAGGCCCGTTGCCGGTGCACTTGTCCTGTGAACCTGTGAATGCCGGCAAGCCTATGTCCTTCATATTGGGAGAGATGATGGTTTGTTCAGACCGTGTGACCCGGCATATTTCTCCGGTCGGGATTTTTCAACAGGCTCCGTTTGCCAATGCCAGCGTTTCAGGCGGACTTACACTGACGCCATTTGATTCCTATGGCAATTACATTCACTATCCTGCCGGCGAGAAGGAGGAAGCCTCCAAAGCTGCATTGGTTATTTCCGACAGCACGAAGGACACCCGGTTGTTACTGGGACAGACCTTGCTGGCTTTACTGGATAATTATCCTTTCTATACAGAAAGACGGCTGATTAAAGAGCAGGTGTTGCAGGAGGTAAAAAGCACAATAGACCATACTGGCAGCCTGTCTGTATGTGAGATGGTGGATACGCTCAACCGCTACCTGCTGAGTCATATCAATGATCCTCATTTCTTCATCCGTTCGGCCTGCGCTACTACTGTACCGTTGCAGTCGCCCTTACAGGTTTACTCAGTCAATGGCAGTGTACAGGTAGCAGCCGTGATGGATGATACATTGAGGAGTATGGTTCCGCCGGGAAGCAGGATCAGGAAAATAAACGGCACTGTGGTCAGGGAGGATGCCTCCGTATCCGAAGTAAACAGGTTATTGCGCCGTAAGAGCGGAGAGCAGGTAACGCTGACGTTCCTGTCGCCGGCAGGGAAGGAGGCGACAGTTACCTACCGGATTGCAGACAAGTACAGGATGCCCGCCAATATGATGCCGGCCAACCTGGCGTTCAGGAAAATAAATGACAGTACCACCTATTACAAGATCAACAGGATCGATGCCAGGCTGCCCACGGATTTTGCGTCGAGGCTGGACAGTATCAACAGTACATCACGGCTGGTGATTGATCTTCGCGGATGCGGAGGAGGTGATCTCCTCGCGGGCGCTACATTCCTCTCTTATATCATTCATAAGCCTTTCCGCTACTTCGACCTGGTAGCAGTAAACGGTAATGCAACAGACTCAGTGATGGTGCGCGCTAACCCGGCTCCTTTCCATTACCGGGATGATGGCCGCATTATCCTGCTGGTGGATAAGAACACTGCCTGCACGGCCGAGTTGCTCATCCATAACCTTAAGACCTGGAAGCAGGGAACACAGGTCTGGGGAAAGGAAGAAACGAAGGGGGCGCTCGCTATTATACACGACATCTCCATGCCGGATGGCCGTACAGGTATCGGAACAAACGCGCTGGGAAACTGGAAGATACTGCTGGACAAGAAATCCATTGAAGGTACAGGCATCCGGCCGGATAATACTGTACTGATCGAAAAGGTAAATGATTTGCAACCATACGAAGACAAAGTGTTACAGATGGCCATCAGGCAGTAA